Proteins from one Amycolatopsis benzoatilytica AK 16/65 genomic window:
- the rnc gene encoding ribonuclease III — protein sequence MGGKSVGGPTADPAALLEALGVDLDPELLRLSLTHRSYAYEQGGLPPNERLEFLGDAVLGLVVTDHLYTTHPDLPEGQLAKLRASVVNMHALAGVARGLGEGGLGAHLLLGKGEELTGGRDKASILADGLEAVIGAAYLAHGIEVARKLVHHLFDGLLAEAPLRGAGLDWKTSLQELTASAGLGVPEYRVEDSGPDHRKEFTATVLVAGRALGSGTGTTKKEAEQKAAETAWRSLSEELGTGDDAS from the coding sequence ATGGGGGGTAAGTCCGTCGGAGGACCCACGGCCGATCCCGCCGCATTGCTCGAGGCGCTCGGGGTCGATCTCGACCCCGAGCTGCTCCGTCTTTCGCTCACCCACCGCTCGTACGCGTACGAGCAGGGCGGCCTGCCGCCGAACGAGCGACTGGAGTTCCTCGGCGACGCGGTGCTCGGCCTGGTCGTCACCGACCACCTCTACACCACCCACCCCGACCTGCCCGAGGGCCAGCTCGCGAAGCTGCGCGCCAGCGTCGTCAACATGCACGCGCTGGCCGGTGTCGCGCGCGGGCTCGGCGAAGGCGGGCTCGGGGCGCACCTGCTGCTGGGCAAGGGTGAAGAGCTCACGGGCGGCCGGGACAAGGCGAGCATCCTCGCCGACGGTCTCGAGGCCGTGATCGGCGCCGCGTATCTCGCACACGGCATCGAGGTCGCGCGCAAGCTCGTGCACCACCTCTTCGACGGGTTGCTGGCCGAGGCTCCGCTGCGCGGGGCCGGCCTCGACTGGAAGACCAGCCTGCAGGAGCTGACCGCGTCCGCCGGTCTCGGCGTGCCCGAGTACCGGGTCGAGGACAGCGGTCCGGACCATCGCAAGGAGTTCACCGCCACGGTGCTGGTGGCGGGGCGGGCGCTGGGTTCGGGCACCGGGACCACGAAGAAAGAAGCCGAGCAGAAGGCGGCGGAGACTGCCTGGCGGTCGCTGTCGGAAGAACTCGGCACGGGGGACGACGCCAGCTGA
- the rpmF gene encoding 50S ribosomal protein L32 produces MAVPKRKMSRSNTRSRRSQWKAAPVQLVPCSNRACRQPKLQHIACPACGQHNGRQVVEPA; encoded by the coding sequence GTGGCCGTCCCGAAGCGGAAGATGTCGCGATCCAACACGCGCTCCCGCCGCAGCCAGTGGAAGGCGGCTCCGGTTCAGCTGGTGCCCTGCTCCAACCGCGCCTGCCGCCAGCCGAAGCTCCAGCACATCGCCTGCCCGGCGTGCGGCCAGCACAACGGCCGCCAGGTCGTCGAGCCCGCCTGA
- a CDS encoding YceD family protein: MSENPAQNPRPAQLDDRSPWVVDTRELGRRAGLSRELSRSAPVPTALGVPGVLEIPAGAPVELDLLLESVVEGVLVSGTATATATGECSRCLDPLTEEVEVELTELFAYPGSVTEETTDEDEIPRLVDDRIDLEPTVRDAVVLALPLAPLCREDCPGLCVECGVKWADLEPGHGHEKIDPRWAALVERFDENAGDKPAHGSGEQA; the protein is encoded by the coding sequence ATGTCCGAAAACCCTGCCCAGAACCCCCGCCCGGCGCAGCTCGACGACCGCAGCCCGTGGGTGGTCGACACCCGTGAGCTCGGCCGCCGCGCGGGACTCAGCCGCGAGCTGAGCCGCAGCGCGCCGGTGCCGACCGCGCTCGGCGTCCCCGGCGTGCTCGAGATCCCCGCGGGTGCGCCGGTCGAACTCGACCTGCTGCTCGAATCCGTCGTCGAAGGCGTGCTCGTGAGCGGCACCGCCACCGCCACCGCGACCGGCGAGTGCTCGCGCTGCCTCGACCCGCTGACCGAAGAGGTCGAGGTCGAGCTGACCGAGCTGTTCGCCTACCCCGGTTCGGTGACCGAGGAGACCACCGACGAGGACGAGATCCCGCGCCTGGTGGACGACCGGATCGATCTTGAACCGACCGTCCGCGACGCCGTCGTGCTGGCGCTTCCGCTGGCTCCGCTGTGCCGGGAAGACTGCCCCGGGCTCTGCGTCGAATGCGGTGTCAAGTGGGCCGATCTCGAGCCCGGACACGGGCATGAGAAGATAGATCCTCGGTGGGCCGCGCTGGTCGAGCGATTCGACGAAAACGCGGGCGATAAGCCTGCGCACGGCTCCGGAGAGCAAGCCTGA
- a CDS encoding DivIVA domain-containing protein, producing MYRVFEALDELVTIVEEARGVPMTSSCVVPRGDVLELLDDVRDALPGEVDDAQDVLDKRDDLLLAARKEAGETVAGANEEAERTVSDATSEAERILADARARADQMLGDAHAEAERMVAAGQAEYQNLTERSRAESDRMVQAGRDAYDRAIEDARAEQARLVSQTEVVQAAHAESARIVDEAHAEADRQRADCDAYVDGKLAEFSELLATTLRTVDSGRNHLRSPSTSLGSGGGRSTLYDYQV from the coding sequence GTGTACCGGGTTTTCGAGGCACTCGACGAGCTCGTGACGATCGTCGAAGAGGCCCGTGGTGTTCCCATGACGTCCAGCTGCGTGGTGCCCCGCGGCGACGTCCTCGAGCTGCTCGACGACGTCCGCGACGCGCTTCCCGGCGAGGTCGACGACGCGCAGGACGTTCTCGACAAGCGCGACGACCTGCTGCTGGCCGCCCGGAAAGAGGCGGGGGAGACCGTCGCCGGGGCCAACGAGGAAGCCGAGCGGACGGTGTCGGACGCCACGTCCGAGGCCGAGCGGATCCTCGCCGACGCGCGCGCCCGCGCCGACCAGATGCTGGGCGACGCGCACGCGGAGGCCGAGCGGATGGTCGCGGCCGGGCAGGCCGAGTACCAGAACCTCACCGAACGTTCCCGCGCCGAATCGGACCGGATGGTCCAGGCCGGCCGGGACGCCTACGACCGCGCGATCGAAGACGCCCGCGCCGAGCAGGCCCGGCTCGTTTCGCAGACCGAGGTCGTGCAGGCCGCGCACGCGGAATCCGCGCGGATCGTGGACGAGGCGCACGCCGAAGCGGACCGCCAGCGTGCCGACTGCGACGCGTACGTGGACGGCAAGCTCGCCGAGTTCTCCGAGCTGCTGGCCACCACGCTGCGCACGGTCGACTCCGGGCGCAACCACCTGCGGTCGCCGTCGACGAGCCTCGGCAGCGGCGGCGGGCGCTCGACGCTGTACGACTACCAGGTCTGA
- a CDS encoding ribonuclease domain-containing protein — MTNNRSRIVGVLFALLVGFLGIGTAAEAVPLHQAAPASALQNSCGDLSGYTHVKLSALPKEATDTYNLIQSGGPFPYPKNDGVVFTNREGVLPSCSASYYHEYTVITPGAPTRGTRRIVTGQGGEYFYTGDHYATFQVIDVDGGGSTAQCGDLSKLKGVGYSTLSAEAKQVVDGARAGTLGTGKTYENREGVLPSCASGYYTLYPVGTNDRVIAGNGGELAYTPDRYSTFERIDLGS, encoded by the coding sequence ATGACCAACAACCGCAGCCGAATTGTCGGTGTCCTTTTCGCACTGCTGGTCGGTTTCCTGGGGATTGGCACGGCCGCGGAGGCTGTCCCGCTTCATCAGGCAGCCCCGGCGTCCGCGCTGCAGAACTCCTGTGGCGACCTGTCCGGCTACACCCACGTCAAGCTGTCCGCGCTGCCGAAGGAAGCGACGGACACCTACAACCTCATCCAGTCGGGCGGGCCGTTCCCGTACCCGAAGAACGACGGGGTCGTGTTCACGAACCGCGAGGGCGTCCTGCCGTCCTGCTCGGCGAGCTACTACCACGAGTACACGGTGATCACCCCCGGCGCGCCGACCCGCGGCACCCGTCGGATCGTCACCGGTCAGGGCGGTGAGTACTTCTACACCGGCGACCACTACGCCACCTTCCAGGTCATCGACGTCGACGGCGGCGGCAGCACCGCCCAGTGCGGCGACCTGTCCAAGCTGAAGGGCGTCGGCTACTCGACCCTGTCCGCCGAAGCCAAGCAGGTCGTCGACGGCGCCCGGGCCGGCACCCTCGGCACTGGCAAGACCTACGAGAACCGCGAGGGCGTCCTGCCGTCGTGCGCCTCCGGGTACTACACGCTCTACCCGGTCGGCACCAACGACCGGGTGATCGCCGGCAACGGCGGCGAGCTCGCCTACACCCCGGACCGCTACTCGACCTTCGAACGGATCGACCTCGGCTCCTGA
- the coaD gene encoding pantetheine-phosphate adenylyltransferase, whose product MRRAVCPGSYDPATNGHLDIIERASVLFDEVVVAVGVNKSKKGLFSVEERMEILREITAKLPNVRVDSWHGLLVDYCRENDIAAVAKGLRSVSDFDYELQMAQMNRELTGLETLLMANNPAYGFVSSSLVKEVAALGGDVKNLVPPVVHERLLAIYPKRD is encoded by the coding sequence ATGCGGCGTGCGGTCTGTCCCGGCTCTTACGATCCGGCCACCAACGGACATCTCGACATCATCGAGCGGGCCTCGGTGCTCTTCGACGAGGTAGTCGTCGCGGTGGGGGTGAACAAGAGCAAGAAGGGCCTGTTCAGCGTCGAGGAACGCATGGAGATCCTGCGCGAGATCACCGCGAAGCTGCCGAACGTGCGCGTCGACTCGTGGCACGGCCTGCTGGTGGACTACTGCCGCGAAAACGACATCGCGGCCGTCGCGAAGGGCCTGCGCTCGGTCAGCGATTTCGACTACGAGCTGCAAATGGCCCAGATGAACCGCGAGCTCACCGGGCTCGAGACGCTGCTGATGGCGAACAACCCGGCGTACGGCTTCGTGTCCAGCTCGCTGGTCAAGGAGGTCGCCGCACTCGGCGGCGACGTCAAGAACCTGGTGCCGCCGGTCGTGCACGAGCGGCTGCTCGCGATCTACCCGAAGCGCGACTGA
- the rsmD gene encoding 16S rRNA (guanine(966)-N(2))-methyltransferase RsmD has product MTRIVAGKAGGRRLKVPPKGTRPTSERVREALFNALEVAGELDGSRVLDLYAGSGALGLEALSRGAADAWFVEADRRAADVLRGNVAELRLGGTVRHSSVEAVVAVPSSVQFDLVLADPPYAVGAASLGTVLASLHSGGWLTDGALIVIERATRDGAPDWPSSFKPLRDKRYGDTALYWAEYAPEV; this is encoded by the coding sequence GTGACGAGGATCGTGGCGGGCAAGGCCGGCGGACGGCGGCTCAAGGTGCCGCCCAAGGGCACCCGGCCGACGTCGGAGCGGGTACGGGAAGCGTTGTTCAACGCGCTGGAAGTAGCCGGTGAGCTGGACGGCTCCCGCGTGCTCGACCTCTACGCCGGCTCCGGTGCGCTCGGCCTCGAAGCGCTCTCGCGGGGTGCTGCGGACGCGTGGTTCGTCGAAGCGGACCGTCGCGCCGCAGACGTGCTTCGCGGCAACGTCGCCGAGTTGCGGTTGGGCGGCACAGTCCGGCACAGCAGTGTCGAGGCGGTCGTCGCCGTGCCTTCGTCAGTGCAGTTCGACCTGGTGCTCGCAGATCCGCCGTACGCCGTCGGCGCTGCTTCGCTGGGCACTGTGCTCGCGTCTCTGCACAGTGGCGGCTGGTTGACCGACGGCGCGCTGATCGTGATCGAGCGCGCGACGCGCGACGGAGCCCCGGACTGGCCGTCGTCGTTCAAGCCGCTTCGCGACAAGCGCTACGGCGACACTGCGCTCTACTGGGCGGAGTACGCGCCCGAGGTGTGA
- a CDS encoding HelD family protein produces MSEPRVRRAEIAVEQAHVDRVYTRLAELRTQAEAMRAKGYELGQGAQREAIFEQASMLFERDMMVYHANQTLQTLDAEYEGLVFGRLDHRDQEHIYVGRLGIRDTEFDNLVTDWRAPAAAAFYQATAEEPMDVVRRRVIRCSGQTVLDVDDDVLIADAVPEDMQIVGEGALMAALGRSRGEKMRDIVATIQKEQDEVIRAPWRGVTEITGGPGTGKTAVALHRAAYLLYRHRRQLGGAGVLVIGPSGVFTTYISRVLPSMGETNVELRALGEVLDGLEATRQDTAALAAIKGSLRMRKVLLRALRDTPPGAPTEMKIVYRGEVLKLNARELDKVRRKAHTHGAPPNRSRVRAAELLLGALADKAEEYAKADGKEVDRAELITDLGERIEFHRFLVVWWPVLYPAQVLKWLGAEKRMAAVSKGILSRNEISLLSADFADRSRGWTVADVALLDELRVLVGPEPKRRRRQTVVEAAPERGSNGASTHRPEHYDEYSHVVVDESQDLSPMQWRMVGRRGKYASWTVVGDPVQSSWPDPAEAAQARDQAFGVKTARRRYTLRTNYRNSAEIFDLAAKVVVGHAQADELPKAVRTTGIEPEVRPADPAALATAAQAAAKELLGAVEGTVGVITAMDRVEEVEGWFAGQTDERLKVVGSLDSKGLEYDAVVLVEPMDLVTESSTGRRVLYVALTRATQQLVVLASNPDWLPASS; encoded by the coding sequence GTGTCGGAACCCCGGGTGAGACGGGCTGAGATCGCCGTCGAGCAGGCCCACGTCGACCGGGTGTACACCCGCCTCGCCGAGCTGCGGACCCAAGCCGAGGCGATGCGGGCGAAGGGCTACGAGCTAGGCCAAGGGGCCCAGCGCGAGGCGATCTTCGAGCAGGCGTCGATGCTGTTCGAGCGCGACATGATGGTCTACCACGCGAACCAGACCCTGCAGACGCTCGACGCCGAGTACGAGGGCCTGGTCTTCGGCCGGCTCGACCACCGGGACCAGGAGCACATCTACGTCGGGCGGCTCGGCATCCGCGACACCGAGTTCGACAACCTGGTCACCGACTGGCGCGCGCCCGCCGCCGCCGCGTTCTACCAGGCCACCGCGGAAGAACCGATGGACGTCGTGCGCCGCCGGGTGATCCGCTGCTCCGGGCAGACCGTGCTGGACGTGGACGACGACGTGCTGATCGCCGACGCGGTGCCCGAAGACATGCAGATCGTCGGCGAGGGCGCGCTGATGGCCGCGCTCGGCCGTTCGCGCGGCGAGAAAATGCGGGACATCGTCGCCACGATCCAGAAGGAACAGGACGAGGTCATCCGCGCGCCGTGGCGCGGTGTCACAGAGATCACCGGCGGTCCGGGCACCGGCAAGACAGCGGTCGCGCTGCATCGCGCGGCGTACCTGCTGTACCGGCACCGCCGTCAGCTCGGCGGCGCGGGCGTGCTCGTGATCGGGCCCTCGGGCGTCTTCACCACGTACATCTCGCGCGTGCTCCCGTCGATGGGCGAGACGAACGTCGAGTTGCGCGCGCTGGGCGAAGTGCTCGACGGGCTTGAAGCGACTCGGCAGGACACCGCCGCGCTGGCCGCGATCAAGGGCTCGCTTCGGATGCGAAAGGTGCTGCTGCGCGCGTTGCGCGACACGCCGCCCGGAGCGCCGACAGAGATGAAGATCGTCTACCGCGGCGAAGTGCTGAAGCTCAACGCTCGCGAGCTGGACAAGGTGCGGCGCAAGGCGCACACGCACGGCGCTCCGCCGAACCGTTCGCGCGTACGCGCCGCGGAGCTGCTGCTGGGCGCGCTCGCGGACAAGGCCGAGGAGTACGCGAAGGCGGACGGCAAGGAGGTCGACCGCGCAGAGCTGATCACCGATCTCGGCGAGCGCATCGAGTTCCACCGCTTCCTCGTGGTCTGGTGGCCGGTGCTGTACCCAGCGCAGGTGCTCAAGTGGCTCGGCGCCGAGAAGCGGATGGCCGCGGTGTCGAAGGGCATCCTGAGCCGGAACGAGATCAGCCTCCTGTCGGCCGATTTCGCGGATCGCTCGCGCGGCTGGACGGTGGCCGACGTGGCGCTGCTGGACGAGCTGCGCGTGCTGGTCGGCCCGGAGCCGAAGCGCCGCCGCCGGCAGACCGTGGTCGAAGCCGCGCCGGAACGCGGCAGCAACGGGGCCTCGACGCACCGCCCGGAGCACTACGACGAGTACTCGCACGTGGTCGTCGACGAATCTCAGGACCTTTCGCCGATGCAGTGGCGGATGGTCGGCCGGCGCGGCAAGTACGCGAGCTGGACCGTGGTCGGCGACCCGGTGCAGAGTTCCTGGCCGGACCCGGCCGAGGCGGCGCAGGCGCGCGACCAGGCGTTCGGCGTCAAGACCGCGCGCCGCCGCTACACGCTGCGCACGAACTACCGGAACTCGGCGGAGATCTTCGATCTGGCGGCGAAGGTAGTAGTCGGGCACGCACAGGCGGACGAGCTGCCGAAGGCCGTGCGCACCACCGGGATCGAGCCGGAGGTGCGGCCGGCCGACCCGGCGGCGCTGGCGACCGCGGCACAGGCGGCGGCGAAGGAACTGCTCGGCGCGGTCGAGGGGACCGTGGGCGTGATCACCGCCATGGACCGCGTCGAGGAGGTCGAGGGCTGGTTCGCCGGGCAGACCGACGAGCGGCTGAAGGTGGTCGGCAGCCTCGATTCGAAGGGCCTGGAGTACGACGCGGTCGTGCTGGTCGAACCGATGGACCTGGTCACCGAGTCGTCCACCGGCCGGCGAGTGCTGTACGTCGCGCTGACCCGGGCGACGCAGCAACTGGTCGTGCTGGCCTCGAACCCGGACTGGCTGCCCGCGTCCTCGTGA
- a CDS encoding LLM class flavin-dependent oxidoreductase, which translates to MTSLPDVPLSVLDLSPVSAGKGVGEALRNTLDLARNAERLGYHRYWLAEHHNMPGIASSATAVLIGHVADATETIRVGSGGIMLPNHAPLVVAEQFGTLEAFHPGRIDLGIGRAPGTDQRTALALRGPGGLSAENFPEHLMELISYFEPDPARGVNAVTAEGNKPPVWLLGSSGFSAQLAGRLGLPFSFAHHFAAENTLPAVRLYRENFQPSEVLSEPYVMLGVQVIAAETDERARYLAGPSGLTFLSLRRGRPIALPTPEDAAEYPYTEMDRSFLAERFGSSIVGGPETVRKGLDQLLADTGANELMITTMVHGHEDRVRSYEIVADLKR; encoded by the coding sequence GTGACTTCCCTGCCTGACGTGCCGCTGTCCGTGCTCGACCTGTCCCCCGTCTCCGCGGGGAAGGGGGTCGGCGAAGCGCTGCGCAACACCCTCGACCTCGCCCGCAACGCCGAACGGCTGGGCTACCACCGGTACTGGCTCGCCGAGCACCACAACATGCCAGGCATCGCCAGCTCGGCGACGGCGGTGCTGATCGGGCACGTCGCGGATGCCACCGAGACGATCCGGGTCGGCTCCGGCGGCATCATGCTGCCCAACCACGCGCCGCTCGTGGTGGCCGAGCAGTTCGGCACGCTGGAGGCGTTCCACCCGGGCCGGATCGACCTGGGCATCGGCCGCGCGCCGGGCACCGACCAGCGCACCGCGCTCGCGCTGCGCGGGCCGGGCGGGCTGTCCGCGGAGAACTTCCCGGAGCACCTGATGGAGCTCATCTCCTATTTCGAACCGGACCCGGCGCGCGGCGTCAACGCGGTCACCGCGGAGGGCAACAAGCCGCCGGTGTGGCTGCTCGGCTCGTCCGGCTTCAGCGCGCAGCTGGCCGGCCGGCTGGGTCTGCCGTTCTCGTTCGCGCACCACTTCGCGGCCGAGAACACGCTGCCGGCGGTGCGGCTGTACCGGGAGAACTTCCAGCCGTCGGAAGTGCTTTCCGAGCCGTACGTGATGCTGGGCGTGCAGGTGATCGCCGCCGAGACCGACGAGCGCGCTCGATACCTCGCCGGGCCGAGCGGGCTGACCTTCCTCAGCCTGCGCCGCGGCCGCCCGATCGCGCTGCCGACGCCGGAGGACGCGGCCGAGTACCCGTACACCGAGATGGACCGGTCGTTCCTGGCCGAGCGGTTCGGGTCGAGCATCGTCGGCGGCCCGGAGACCGTTCGCAAGGGTCTGGACCAGCTGCTGGCCGACACCGGCGCGAACGAGCTGATGATCACCACCATGGTCCACGGGCACGAGGACCGGGTGCGCTCCTACGAGATCGTCGCCGACCTCAAGCGCTGA
- a CDS encoding alpha/beta fold hydrolase, whose product METFAWRGQQVRWSRQGSGPPLVFCHGTPWSSKLWAPIAAAFAPDFTVYLWDMPGYGSSTMAEGQDVSLAAQGETFAALLDHWGLEEPDVVAHDYGGAVSLRAYLLHGAAYRSLALVDVVALAPWGSEFFRLVAENASVFAALPPNLHEALVREYIAGAAYRPLPAEAHDLLVRPWLGPAGQAAFYRQIAQAEQRYTDEIEPRYRDVSLPTLVVWGAEDTWIPVDRAHRLAGMIPGAGLELVPSAGHLVQLDAPEALTAALYRWLAR is encoded by the coding sequence ATGGAGACGTTCGCCTGGCGCGGGCAGCAGGTGCGGTGGTCCCGGCAGGGTTCGGGGCCACCGCTCGTGTTCTGCCACGGCACCCCGTGGTCGTCGAAGCTGTGGGCGCCGATCGCGGCGGCCTTCGCGCCGGACTTCACCGTCTACCTGTGGGATATGCCGGGTTACGGCAGTTCCACGATGGCCGAGGGCCAGGATGTCTCGTTGGCCGCGCAGGGCGAGACGTTCGCCGCGCTGCTGGACCACTGGGGCCTCGAAGAGCCCGACGTGGTGGCGCACGATTACGGCGGCGCGGTCAGCCTGCGGGCTTATCTGTTGCACGGCGCGGCCTACCGATCGCTGGCGCTGGTCGACGTCGTCGCGCTGGCGCCGTGGGGGTCGGAGTTCTTCCGCCTGGTCGCCGAAAACGCCTCTGTGTTCGCGGCCTTGCCGCCGAATCTGCACGAGGCGCTGGTCCGCGAGTACATCGCCGGCGCGGCATATCGTCCGCTGCCGGCGGAGGCGCACGACCTGCTCGTGCGGCCGTGGCTCGGTCCGGCCGGGCAGGCGGCGTTCTACCGGCAGATCGCCCAAGCCGAGCAGCGCTACACCGACGAGATCGAGCCGCGGTACCGGGACGTCAGCCTGCCGACGCTGGTCGTGTGGGGTGCCGAGGACACCTGGATTCCAGTCGACCGCGCGCACCGGCTCGCCGGGATGATCCCGGGCGCCGGGCTGGAACTCGTCCCGTCCGCCGGGCATCTCGTCCAGCTCGACGCGCCGGAAGCGCTCACCGCGGCGCTGTACCGGTGGTTGGCGCGCTGA
- a CDS encoding MlaE family ABC transporter permease encodes MAIPGAAALRQTGRLYALGLDVVRLAFRRPFQFRELVQQFWFIASVSILPTALVSIPFGAVIALHIGSLTTQIGAQSFTGAASVLAIIQQASPIVTALLIAGAGGSAMCADLGSRTIREEIDAMEVLGVSPIQRLIVPRVLAAMGVSVFLNGMVSVVGVLGGYFFNVIMQGGTPGAYLASFSALAQLPDLWISEIKALLFGFVAAVVASYRGLNPRGGPKGVGDAVNQSVVITFLLLFVLNLILTTVYLQLVPPKGS; translated from the coding sequence ATGGCGATTCCCGGTGCCGCGGCGCTGCGCCAGACCGGCCGGCTTTACGCGCTGGGACTCGACGTCGTCCGGCTGGCCTTCCGCCGCCCGTTCCAGTTCCGCGAACTCGTGCAGCAGTTCTGGTTCATCGCGAGCGTCTCGATCCTGCCGACCGCGCTGGTGTCCATCCCGTTCGGCGCGGTGATCGCGCTGCACATCGGCTCGCTGACCACTCAGATCGGCGCGCAGTCGTTCACCGGCGCGGCGAGCGTGCTGGCGATCATCCAGCAGGCCAGCCCGATCGTCACCGCGCTGCTCATCGCCGGGGCGGGCGGCAGCGCGATGTGCGCCGACCTCGGTTCGCGCACCATCCGCGAGGAAATCGACGCGATGGAGGTGCTGGGCGTTTCGCCGATCCAGCGGCTGATCGTGCCTCGGGTGCTGGCCGCGATGGGCGTTTCGGTGTTCCTGAACGGCATGGTCAGCGTGGTCGGCGTCCTCGGCGGCTATTTCTTCAACGTGATCATGCAGGGCGGCACGCCGGGCGCGTACCTGGCGAGCTTCTCCGCGCTGGCGCAACTGCCCGACCTGTGGATCAGCGAAATCAAGGCGCTGCTGTTCGGCTTCGTCGCCGCGGTCGTCGCGTCGTACCGGGGCCTCAACCCGCGCGGCGGGCCGAAGGGCGTCGGCGACGCGGTGAACCAGTCCGTCGTCATCACCTTCCTGCTGCTGTTCGTGCTGAACCTGATCCTCACCACGGTCTACCTCCAGCTCGTGCCGCCGAAGGGAAGCTGA
- a CDS encoding MlaE family ABC transporter permease translates to MATRTPARLLDAVDRRLGFLDTLGDQILFFLRALGWAPRALRRYLREIVRLLAEVSFGSGALAVIGGTIGVMVGMTVATGTVVGLQGYSALNQVGTSAFAGFISAYFNTREIAPLVAGLALSATVGCGFTAQLGAMRISEEIDALEVMGIPSVPYLVTTRVIAGFVAVIPLYAVGLLSSYLASRQITVWGFGQSAGTYDHYFLLFLPPGDVLWSFGKVLVFSVVVVLAHCYYGFRASGGPAGVGVAVGRAVRTAIVAISVLDFFLSLAIWGATTTVQVAG, encoded by the coding sequence ATGGCCACCCGGACCCCCGCCCGGCTGCTCGACGCCGTCGACCGCAGGCTCGGCTTCCTCGACACCCTCGGCGACCAGATCCTGTTCTTCCTGCGCGCGCTCGGCTGGGCGCCGCGCGCACTGCGCCGGTACCTGCGGGAAATCGTCCGGCTGCTGGCCGAGGTGAGCTTCGGCAGCGGCGCGCTGGCGGTGATCGGCGGGACGATCGGCGTGATGGTCGGGATGACCGTCGCGACCGGCACCGTGGTCGGGTTGCAGGGCTACTCGGCGCTGAACCAGGTCGGCACGTCCGCGTTCGCCGGGTTCATCTCGGCGTACTTCAACACCCGGGAGATCGCGCCGCTGGTGGCCGGGCTGGCCCTGTCGGCGACGGTCGGCTGCGGCTTCACCGCGCAACTGGGCGCGATGCGGATTTCCGAGGAAATCGACGCGCTGGAAGTGATGGGCATCCCGAGCGTGCCGTACCTGGTGACCACGCGGGTGATCGCCGGATTCGTCGCGGTGATCCCGCTGTACGCGGTGGGCCTGCTCTCGTCGTATCTCGCGTCCCGGCAGATCACCGTCTGGGGATTCGGCCAGTCCGCGGGCACCTACGACCATTACTTCCTGCTGTTCCTGCCGCCCGGCGATGTGCTCTGGTCGTTCGGAAAGGTGCTGGTGTTCAGCGTCGTGGTGGTGCTCGCGCACTGCTACTACGGGTTCCGTGCCAGCGGCGGGCCGGCCGGCGTCGGCGTCGCGGTCGGCCGCGCGGTACGGACCGCCATTGTCGCGATCAGCGTCCTGGACTTCTTCCTGAGCCTGGCGATCTGGGGCGCGACGACGACCGTGCAGGTGGCCGGATGA